The window GTATGAGCGCCTTGCCGCAGAGTACGAACTCCATGATCGAGACCTCGCCCTGTCGAGAAAACTTGAACTCGTATCCAGAACAGCCGAGACTTACCTGGATCTTTTGAATAGCCGCCAGAATATTCGTCTTGAATGGTACATTGTGGTCCTGATCCTCGTTGAAATAGGACTGGCGCTCTATCAATTTATCATTAAGCGCTGAAACGGGCCGAGAGCTTCGCAA of the Syntrophorhabdales bacterium genome contains:
- a CDS encoding RMD1 family protein, whose protein sequence is IGDVLLIQAQTVGRVEVTEKPEITWDQPALDRLYERLAAEYELHDRDLALSRKLELVSRTAETYLDLLNSRQNIRLEWYIVVLILVEIGLALYQFIIKR